A DNA window from Myxococcales bacterium contains the following coding sequences:
- a CDS encoding helix-turn-helix transcriptional regulator translates to MSGLSTRGNRVRELRENKLMTQAQLARKARVALRTIHSVEKGMNCRMDTKRKILLALGLRFEDKDMVFPPLRRVVEEMPSTH, encoded by the coding sequence ATGAGCGGTCTTTCAACTCGCGGAAACCGTGTGCGAGAGTTGCGCGAGAACAAACTGATGACCCAGGCCCAGTTGGCCCGGAAGGCCCGCGTAGCGCTGCGGACGATTCACAGCGTAGAAAAGGGCATGAACTGTCGGATGGACACAAAACGCAAAATTCTGCTCGCGTTGGGACTTCGCTTCGAGGACAAGGATATGGTCTTTCCCCCCTTGCGGCGCGTCGTCGAAGAGATGCCCTCCACCCACTGA
- a CDS encoding PAS domain-containing protein, giving the protein MARELKSVLDAILDGILLIDDQGCVEDVNDEACRIFGLSAENIRGAPIDRLVGPRFAIVRLARRVAETGQPFVEDEVEFERRTGPNLVVDISVSPLFDGERDSELNGAVVMIRDRTVANSLREIVNQQEQLASYGLLAAGIAHEVKNPLGGIRGAAELIERWSEDDRTKRAASLIVGEVDRISELVEKFMVFAREDELLLAPMNLHQVLDSVIDLVRMDSLSDGMLIDRVYDPSIPEMVADADRLRQVFLNLVRNAMQAMSAGTGRLQIETRMTLDERLPGQDLASIPTVQVVFSDNGCGISPEILDRLATPFFTTRNSGTGLGLAVSRHWVTRHHGTLNIASPQGEGAEIRVNLPLAVPKDQAQA; this is encoded by the coding sequence GTGGCGCGCGAATTAAAGAGCGTTCTGGACGCCATTCTCGATGGGATTCTCCTGATCGACGATCAGGGCTGCGTCGAAGATGTCAATGATGAGGCCTGTCGCATTTTTGGACTGTCGGCGGAGAACATCCGCGGCGCTCCCATCGACCGTCTGGTGGGCCCTCGATTCGCAATCGTGAGACTGGCGCGCCGAGTCGCCGAGACGGGCCAGCCATTCGTCGAAGACGAGGTGGAATTCGAGCGGCGAACGGGACCCAATCTGGTCGTCGACATCTCGGTATCTCCGCTGTTCGACGGCGAGCGAGACAGCGAACTCAATGGCGCGGTGGTGATGATCCGCGACCGCACCGTCGCCAACTCCCTGCGCGAGATCGTCAACCAACAAGAACAGCTCGCCTCGTACGGCTTGCTGGCTGCGGGCATTGCACACGAAGTCAAGAACCCGCTCGGCGGAATTCGCGGCGCGGCCGAATTGATCGAGCGCTGGTCCGAAGACGATCGTACAAAACGCGCGGCCTCGCTGATTGTGGGTGAGGTGGATCGCATAAGCGAGCTGGTCGAAAAATTCATGGTGTTCGCTCGCGAGGACGAGTTGTTGTTGGCACCCATGAATTTGCATCAGGTACTCGATTCGGTGATCGACCTGGTGCGCATGGACTCGCTCTCCGATGGAATGTTGATCGACAGAGTCTACGACCCTTCGATTCCCGAGATGGTGGCCGATGCCGACCGATTGCGGCAGGTGTTCCTGAACCTGGTGCGCAACGCGATGCAGGCGATGAGCGCTGGAACGGGCCGACTGCAGATCGAAACACGCATGACCCTCGATGAGCGACTCCCCGGACAGGACCTGGCCAGCATCCCCACGGTTCAAGTCGTATTCAGCGACAACGGGTGTGGCATCTCACCCGAGATCCTCGACCGTCTCGCGACACCATTCTTTACCACGCGCAACAGTGGCACGGGGCTGGGCCTGGCAGTCTCCAGACATTGGGTCACCCGACATCACGGCACCCTCAACATCGCGAGCCCCCAAGGCGAAGGGGCGGAGATTCGCGTGAACCTTCCCCTGGCCGTTCCCAAGGATCAGGCCCAGGCCTGA
- a CDS encoding molybdopterin molybdotransferase MoeA translates to MATFRPMQRDLTVAEAQDCILAAVLPLPAETLAVAESRGRVLAEDVLSGRVLPPSDCSAMDGYAVHSAACRDASESDPVVLPVVFEVAAGAVADCPLERTDAARIFTGAPIPSGADAVIMQEHVKVEGGFIRISAPVDSDNHIRLAGEELQVGDRVLTAGSELRAPTIGLLASLGRSVISVIRRPRVAILSSGDELVEPDGQIDGGRIVSSNSYTLSALCREVGAEPIYLGISRDRPEDLEAHIRAGLSADCIVTSAGVSVGDHDHVKDVLAKLGCEISFWGVKMKPGHPMVFGRFPAGGPFMFGLPGNPVSAAVTFEQFVRPALRKLMGFENCFRPTLRARLRTPLHKRPGRLTFIRVELERDGDEIWASSTGNQSSGVFRSMTEAQGLLIFPGPASDLAFGDEVTVQIVDEGFFSGNERGFEGV, encoded by the coding sequence TTGGCTACGTTTCGGCCCATGCAACGAGATCTGACGGTCGCTGAGGCACAAGACTGCATTCTGGCGGCTGTTTTGCCCCTTCCGGCAGAAACACTGGCTGTCGCGGAGTCGCGCGGCCGAGTTCTGGCTGAGGACGTCCTGTCGGGTCGGGTCCTACCTCCGAGCGACTGCTCTGCGATGGACGGCTACGCGGTCCACAGCGCTGCCTGTCGTGACGCCAGCGAGTCCGATCCGGTTGTGCTCCCAGTCGTGTTCGAAGTCGCGGCGGGAGCAGTGGCGGATTGTCCGCTCGAGCGGACTGACGCCGCTCGGATTTTTACCGGTGCTCCGATCCCTTCCGGCGCTGACGCCGTGATCATGCAGGAGCACGTCAAGGTCGAGGGTGGATTCATTCGAATCTCGGCTCCGGTCGACTCCGACAATCACATACGCCTGGCGGGTGAAGAGCTGCAGGTTGGCGACCGGGTGCTGACTGCAGGGAGCGAGCTGCGCGCGCCCACAATCGGTCTGCTGGCCTCGCTTGGCCGCTCGGTGATCTCGGTCATTCGCAGGCCCCGGGTTGCGATTCTTTCCAGCGGTGACGAACTCGTCGAGCCCGACGGCCAGATCGATGGGGGGCGCATCGTTTCGTCTAACTCGTACACGCTTTCGGCGCTGTGCCGGGAAGTCGGGGCCGAACCGATCTACCTCGGCATTTCTCGCGATCGTCCAGAAGATCTCGAAGCCCATATCCGCGCGGGACTTTCGGCCGACTGCATCGTGACCTCCGCGGGAGTTTCGGTGGGCGATCACGATCACGTCAAAGACGTACTCGCGAAACTCGGCTGCGAGATTTCTTTCTGGGGCGTGAAGATGAAGCCCGGCCATCCCATGGTCTTCGGACGCTTTCCGGCCGGGGGACCTTTCATGTTTGGCCTGCCCGGGAATCCCGTATCCGCGGCGGTCACCTTCGAACAATTCGTGCGTCCGGCACTGCGCAAGCTGATGGGGTTCGAAAACTGTTTTCGCCCGACCCTGCGCGCGCGCCTGCGCACACCGCTCCACAAGCGCCCGGGTCGCCTGACCTTCATCCGGGTCGAGCTCGAACGCGATGGCGACGAGATCTGGGCCTCGAGTACCGGCAATCAAAGTTCGGGGGTCTTTCGGTCCATGACCGAGGCCCAGGGGTTGTTGATCTTCCCGGGGCCCGCGAGCGATCTCGCCTTCGGAGACGAGGTGACGGTGCAGATCGTCGACGAGGGATTCTTCTCCGGAAACGAACGCGGCTTCGAGGGCGTTTGA
- the gdhA gene encoding NADP-specific glutamate dehydrogenase has translation MSQDSSAFASDDKDVTAFMHGLIRRNPHEPEFHQAVYEVASTLMPFLRENPRYREAAILDRMTEPDRIIIFRAVWEDDQGNVRTNRVWRVQFNNSLGPYKGGMRFHPSVTQSVLKFLGFEQVLKNSLTGLPMGGGKGGSNFNPKGKSDREVMRFCQSLMVELHRHIGENTDVPAGDIGVGGREISYMFGHYKRLENRWAGVMTGKGLGFGGSLVRTEATGYGCVYFCEHMLQHSGQSLEGKIVTASGSGNVATYAAQKATELGAKVVTLSDSSGFIHDPDGIDAEKLAFVIDLKTVRRGRISEYVDEFKKATFHEGQRPWSVPCDVALPCATQNEISLEDAKTLLKNEIKVVCEGANMPTEADAMHAFLEAGVIFGPGKAANAGGVAVSGLEQSQNALRLSWSRKEVEDRLQGIMTDIHGRCVEHGTRPDGSVDYVSGANIAGFVKVADAMLAYGLV, from the coding sequence ATGAGCCAAGATTCGAGTGCCTTCGCGAGCGACGACAAAGACGTCACTGCCTTCATGCACGGCCTGATCCGCCGCAATCCCCACGAGCCCGAATTCCATCAAGCGGTTTACGAAGTCGCTTCCACCCTGATGCCTTTTCTGCGCGAGAATCCCAGGTATCGCGAAGCAGCCATTCTCGACCGCATGACCGAACCGGATCGGATCATCATTTTCCGCGCCGTCTGGGAAGACGATCAAGGCAACGTCAGAACCAATCGCGTCTGGCGCGTTCAGTTCAACAACAGCCTCGGCCCATACAAGGGCGGCATGCGCTTTCACCCTTCCGTCACCCAAAGTGTGCTCAAGTTTCTGGGCTTCGAGCAGGTCCTGAAGAACAGCCTGACGGGGCTTCCCATGGGCGGTGGCAAGGGCGGATCGAACTTCAACCCGAAGGGCAAGAGCGACCGCGAAGTGATGCGCTTCTGTCAGTCGCTGATGGTCGAACTGCACCGCCACATTGGCGAGAACACCGATGTACCGGCCGGTGATATCGGCGTCGGTGGTCGCGAGATCAGTTACATGTTCGGACACTACAAGCGCCTGGAAAATCGCTGGGCGGGGGTCATGACGGGCAAGGGCCTGGGGTTCGGCGGCAGTCTCGTGCGCACGGAAGCCACGGGCTACGGCTGCGTCTACTTTTGCGAGCACATGCTCCAACACTCCGGCCAGAGCCTCGAGGGCAAAATCGTCACGGCGTCGGGTTCGGGCAACGTCGCAACCTACGCGGCCCAGAAAGCCACCGAGTTGGGAGCCAAGGTTGTGACCCTTTCGGATTCCAGTGGCTTCATCCACGATCCCGATGGCATCGACGCCGAAAAACTCGCCTTCGTAATCGACCTCAAGACCGTGAGACGTGGACGGATCAGCGAATACGTCGATGAGTTCAAGAAGGCGACGTTTCACGAGGGGCAGCGCCCCTGGTCAGTCCCCTGTGATGTCGCCCTGCCCTGCGCGACCCAGAACGAAATCTCGCTGGAAGACGCGAAGACCCTGCTGAAGAACGAGATCAAGGTGGTCTGCGAGGGGGCGAACATGCCGACGGAAGCCGACGCCATGCACGCGTTTCTGGAAGCCGGTGTGATCTTCGGTCCGGGCAAGGCGGCCAACGCCGGTGGCGTTGCGGTGTCGGGGCTCGAGCAGAGCCAAAATGCCTTGCGCCTGAGTTGGAGCCGCAAAGAAGTCGAAGACCGCTTGCAGGGGATCATGACCGATATCCACGGTCGCTGTGTCGAGCACGGGACTCGACCGGACGGCAGTGTGGACTACGTCTCGGGCGCCAACATCGCTGGCTTCGTCAAGGTGGCAGATGCAATGCTGGCGTACGGACTCGTCTAG
- a CDS encoding tyrosine-protein phosphatase codes for MNRKLVQKIALVPGVLTLAALVIFQFGNYLFRGNLHTVIPGQIYRSAEPTPASLARWIESIGLRSLINLKGKSPTETTSGAYAGVADAARLDVKYVRLSARRWPSPAEVEQLISSLDTATRPLLIHCRGGTDRSGLAAAIALLLEGQGLDRANEQFSLKFGYPGSLLGSDLPGFLASYRDWLASEELSHTAERFRSWVRTEYVAYYYEADLEFSSVPETLRAGEPFSLRISVTNRSNQPIPMNCAPGQGVRLSLRLRSLEPGGGKLRERRFCNRAELLATTVVTAGIYDLGAPGSYEFAADLVDEFEEHFFADMGSQISRHTITIH; via the coding sequence ATGAACCGCAAACTCGTGCAGAAGATCGCGCTCGTCCCAGGAGTATTGACACTTGCGGCGCTCGTGATTTTCCAGTTCGGCAACTATTTGTTTCGCGGAAATCTGCACACCGTGATTCCAGGCCAGATTTATCGCTCGGCCGAGCCAACGCCAGCGTCTCTAGCGCGCTGGATCGAATCGATCGGCCTGCGTTCCCTGATCAATCTGAAGGGGAAAAGCCCGACAGAGACGACATCCGGCGCATACGCGGGGGTGGCCGATGCTGCCCGACTCGATGTGAAATACGTACGCTTGAGTGCCCGACGCTGGCCCAGCCCTGCGGAAGTCGAGCAACTCATCTCGAGCCTCGACACGGCGACGCGACCGCTGCTGATCCACTGCCGCGGCGGTACCGACCGCAGTGGTCTCGCGGCGGCGATCGCCCTGCTACTCGAGGGCCAGGGCCTCGACCGCGCAAATGAACAGTTCTCGCTCAAGTTTGGCTATCCGGGTTCGTTGCTGGGTTCTGATTTGCCCGGGTTTCTCGCGAGCTATCGAGATTGGCTGGCGAGCGAAGAGCTATCCCATACCGCAGAGCGTTTCCGGAGCTGGGTGAGAACCGAGTACGTCGCGTACTACTACGAAGCCGATCTCGAATTTTCCTCTGTGCCCGAAACGCTTCGCGCGGGTGAACCGTTCTCCCTGCGCATCAGCGTGACAAACCGGAGCAATCAGCCCATCCCGATGAACTGTGCCCCGGGCCAGGGCGTTCGCCTGTCCTTGCGCCTGCGTTCCCTCGAACCCGGGGGCGGTAAATTAAGGGAGCGGCGTTTCTGCAATCGCGCCGAACTCCTCGCCACCACCGTGGTCACCGCGGGCATTTACGATCTCGGCGCGCCGGGATCGTATGAGTTCGCCGCCGACCTGGTCGATGAATTCGAGGAACACTTCTTTGCGGACATGGGTTCGCAGATTTCGCGTCACACCATCACGATTCATTAG
- a CDS encoding Stp1/IreP family PP2C-type Ser/Thr phosphatase — protein MSSIDPKQVEIASLSDIGLRRDTNQDFCDIFDSPSGGRLLVVADGMGGHRGGATASRIATETIGQEFMSATGDSADILFEAITTANHRVHQQSIDDPELRGMGTTVVALLFDTDGLVWVAHVGDSRAYRLHAAGMEQITQDHSVVGEMVRRGLISAEEAEVHPRRNEILRSVGVEESVEIDVAQVMSAPGDFFILCSDGLTGPVSDPEIAQVVTSEVPENAVKRLVELANDGGGLDNITVQIALLPTDETQAIHYESEIATDAPSLDVRAWIALAIAGLVAGYFIINGASQAPETASPGSAVEDRVTE, from the coding sequence ATGAGCAGCATCGATCCAAAACAGGTCGAGATCGCCTCGCTGAGTGACATCGGCCTGCGGCGGGACACGAACCAGGACTTCTGCGACATCTTCGACAGTCCTTCGGGGGGTCGATTGCTCGTGGTCGCCGACGGCATGGGGGGCCATCGCGGCGGCGCAACCGCCAGCCGCATCGCCACTGAAACCATCGGCCAAGAATTCATGTCTGCCACCGGAGATTCCGCCGACATTCTCTTCGAAGCGATCACCACTGCCAATCATCGGGTTCACCAACAGTCGATCGACGATCCGGAACTCCGCGGCATGGGGACCACCGTCGTCGCGCTGCTGTTCGACACCGACGGTCTGGTGTGGGTCGCGCACGTGGGCGACAGCCGAGCATATCGCCTGCACGCGGCGGGAATGGAACAGATCACTCAGGATCATTCCGTGGTGGGCGAAATGGTGCGGCGCGGACTGATCAGCGCTGAAGAAGCCGAAGTCCATCCGCGTCGAAACGAAATCTTGCGTTCCGTGGGAGTCGAAGAAAGCGTCGAAATCGACGTCGCACAGGTGATGTCTGCTCCGGGCGACTTCTTCATCCTCTGTTCGGACGGTCTCACAGGGCCAGTTTCCGATCCGGAAATTGCCCAGGTGGTCACGTCGGAGGTTCCAGAGAACGCGGTAAAGCGACTGGTCGAGCTGGCGAACGACGGTGGCGGTCTCGACAACATCACGGTGCAAATCGCACTGCTCCCGACCGATGAAACCCAGGCCATCCACTACGAATCAGAAATTGCGACTGACGCGCCGTCCCTCGACGTAAGAGCGTGGATCGCGCTGGCGATTGCGGGGTTGGTCGCCGGCTATTTCATCATCAATGGCGCGAGTCAGGCACCCGAAACGGCGTCGCCCGGATCCGCCGTGGAAGATCGGGTGACAGAATAA
- a CDS encoding LptF/LptG family permease translates to MRVSRILSFYFVREVVLYGGLSFLALTMILLTQNVLRRLEDLVAVGATISDSMDVLACLLPLLTAYTLPIAFLFGVIIAVSRMSSEGEITAMGTSGLGLLSLLVPALALAVVITGISAYVMIGVEYKAHRQLRVLAETLAARGGMLEPGEFRGLAGRTLFVQHRDRENNLRGVMISDRTDPKHAFVIFSESGRFSYDQDKQLFKLGLRDGTIHLEQKETQPIRAQIISFESLDYAFDVRDLMTSLTAAVRPRQMSIAELENVVRRARAGSSLGDLHQRDPIEYELEMHRRFALPLAPVVFALIAVPMALGGVASSRSRGALISLTLAFAYYGLFSQARFLALGGWVGANLALWIPNMVFLVVAVALAIRTRYAISN, encoded by the coding sequence ATGCGGGTCTCACGCATTCTGTCATTTTATTTTGTGCGAGAAGTCGTCCTGTACGGCGGTCTGAGTTTCCTCGCTCTCACCATGATCTTGCTGACACAAAACGTCCTGCGTCGCCTGGAAGATCTGGTCGCTGTCGGGGCCACGATTTCCGATTCGATGGATGTGTTGGCTTGTCTGCTTCCACTTCTCACGGCCTACACCCTGCCGATCGCCTTTCTGTTCGGTGTCATCATTGCGGTCAGTCGTATGTCTTCAGAAGGAGAGATCACCGCGATGGGGACCTCGGGGCTGGGGCTCTTGTCGTTGTTGGTGCCAGCGCTGGCCCTCGCCGTGGTGATCACGGGAATTTCGGCATACGTGATGATCGGAGTCGAATACAAGGCCCATCGACAACTCCGTGTGCTGGCCGAAACCCTGGCCGCGCGGGGGGGAATGCTCGAACCCGGAGAGTTTCGCGGTCTGGCTGGACGCACACTTTTTGTGCAACACCGCGATCGCGAGAACAACCTGCGCGGGGTGATGATTTCGGATCGCACCGACCCGAAGCACGCCTTCGTGATCTTTTCGGAGTCCGGGCGCTTCTCCTACGACCAAGACAAGCAACTATTCAAGTTGGGACTTCGGGATGGAACGATTCATCTCGAGCAAAAAGAAACACAACCCATCCGCGCGCAAATCATATCCTTTGAGAGCCTCGACTATGCGTTTGATGTTCGAGACCTGATGACGAGCCTGACGGCGGCAGTTCGTCCCCGACAGATGAGTATTGCCGAACTCGAGAATGTCGTGCGTCGGGCGCGAGCAGGCAGCAGCCTCGGCGATCTTCATCAGCGAGACCCGATCGAATACGAACTCGAGATGCACCGGCGCTTCGCGCTTCCGTTGGCGCCAGTCGTCTTTGCGTTGATTGCGGTGCCCATGGCATTGGGCGGGGTTGCGAGTTCGCGCTCCCGCGGCGCGTTGATCAGCCTGACCCTCGCCTTTGCGTACTACGGCCTGTTCTCCCAAGCACGTTTCCTCGCTCTGGGCGGTTGGGTGGGGGCCAACCTTGCCCTGTGGATTCCGAACATGGTCTTTCTGGTGGTGGCCGTCGCGCTGGCGATCCGCACCCGATATGCGATCTCGAATTAG
- a CDS encoding adenylyltransferase/cytidyltransferase family protein: MLSRAAAEKEIRRAQRRGEDVVFTNGCFDLLHIGHLRSLEQARGLGNRLVVAINSDASVRKLKGKGRPLVPARQRAEMIAGLASVDWVVIFSAATPLALIKALRPDVLAKGGDWALDDIVGAREVANTGGRVVRLREILGVRTTSLINSLRS, from the coding sequence ATCCTCTCGCGCGCTGCGGCGGAAAAAGAGATCCGCAGAGCCCAGCGCCGGGGCGAAGACGTGGTTTTTACCAACGGCTGCTTCGACCTGCTCCACATCGGGCACCTGCGGAGCCTCGAACAGGCCCGGGGGCTGGGAAATCGTCTTGTCGTCGCCATCAACAGCGACGCGAGCGTTCGCAAGCTCAAGGGCAAGGGCCGCCCGTTGGTTCCCGCGCGACAGCGAGCCGAAATGATCGCCGGCCTCGCGAGCGTCGACTGGGTTGTGATCTTTTCCGCCGCCACGCCGCTGGCGCTGATCAAAGCACTTCGCCCGGACGTACTCGCAAAAGGGGGCGACTGGGCCCTCGACGATATTGTCGGCGCTCGCGAAGTTGCAAACACGGGTGGGCGCGTGGTTCGCTTGCGAGAAATTCTCGGCGTCCGTACCACGAGCCTGATCAATAGCCTGCGGTCCTGA
- a CDS encoding FHA domain-containing protein produces MGFKNVFDRIKGKSDSNRSDAKDKAATRRDTSEETVQVGVGNANSPFHSNREQNREQNREQQDETVVAPPLERPMPRAPVQPPAAPIPERQQDQIKETVVAPPSSAPVPQKPAASVAPMAAPSPAPPAAPPPAAVAAPSAAPPQAPPAAHLPSTIPVEHKSASVAAPAVVSSADQTQYVIPEKAEANELAGVLVGIFGETKNQVFLVLNGNCTLGRSDTCEIQILDAKVSREHAAISCEQGSVVITPLNERNPVFVNDRAITEPVAIADGDMLQFGNTGTSIFRFRTIEGP; encoded by the coding sequence GTGGGCTTCAAAAACGTATTTGATCGAATCAAGGGAAAGTCAGACTCGAACCGCAGCGACGCCAAAGACAAGGCCGCAACGCGCAGAGATACCAGCGAGGAGACGGTTCAGGTCGGAGTCGGCAATGCGAACTCTCCGTTTCATTCGAATCGTGAACAAAATCGTGAACAAAATCGTGAACAACAGGACGAAACCGTGGTCGCCCCACCGCTGGAACGGCCAATGCCGAGGGCGCCCGTCCAACCACCAGCGGCTCCCATTCCGGAACGTCAGCAAGACCAGATCAAAGAGACAGTCGTCGCCCCGCCGTCGAGTGCACCGGTTCCTCAGAAGCCCGCAGCGTCCGTAGCGCCTATGGCTGCGCCGTCGCCGGCACCTCCCGCGGCTCCGCCGCCAGCCGCTGTGGCTGCGCCTTCAGCCGCTCCACCACAAGCGCCGCCGGCCGCGCACCTCCCGTCTACGATTCCGGTCGAGCACAAGTCAGCATCCGTCGCGGCGCCAGCGGTCGTCAGCAGCGCGGACCAGACCCAGTACGTCATTCCGGAAAAAGCAGAGGCCAACGAACTGGCTGGGGTATTGGTTGGAATATTTGGTGAGACCAAAAATCAAGTATTTCTCGTGCTCAACGGAAACTGCACCCTGGGCCGCTCCGACACCTGTGAAATTCAGATCCTGGATGCCAAGGTCTCGCGCGAGCATGCGGCGATTTCGTGCGAGCAGGGGTCAGTCGTGATCACGCCCCTCAACGAACGCAACCCGGTATTCGTCAACGATCGGGCAATCACCGAACCGGTCGCGATCGCGGACGGAGACATGCTGCAATTCGGAAACACCGGCACCAGCATCTTCCGGTTCAGAACCATCGAAGGACCGTGA
- the ptsP gene encoding phosphoenolpyruvate--protein phosphotransferase — MSRSHDLDETLANVIDLVAKRLDADVCSIYLCDANLQHLTLSATNGLEPGSVQKVRLAIGEGLVGQCAQRGTPLASEHAREDPNYRYFPETGEERYESLLAAPLIVQSVTTGVLVIQTLEPRGFDQRDVELMQTCAQLLAPVVVNAQLLAMVTTHPDQRAELIGAVGAQLTQDSQQHRRGERLETNAELRGIATARGVAIGPIYRMEAPVDFAHLDYEPSENPEDEASDLMNALDEARREIDEMRVVVGERFGPEFAAVFYTQMQILEDAGFLQQLKDAVRNRNNAFRALTEVLDNYRATFEAIEDPYFRERGADVQEVGRRVMDRLLGVRHHHTPLEDGAIVVVEQILPELFARLEMDKVSALVSEHGGATSHGAIFARTLEIPAITGVGGILQEARSGEMAIVDGSAGRIYLSPDEALVKEYQKAKREYAVAVEHLDALRERPAETRDGRRIVLSANIGLINDLRLIDQHGAEGVGLFRTELLALAHRGFPSEEEQEQLYERVVSQMAPRPVTIRTLDLGGDKGIPNIGLEPEENPQLGCRSIRLILDNKRAFRAQLRAIFRASARKTVKLLLPMISGVGELREARAVIDEVREQLERRGESIDHDLPVGIMIEVPSAALIAPALAKECDFFSIGTNDLTQYTLAVDRGNERVAHLYKSLHPAVLSLIDMTVRAANAADIPVAVCGEMATNPLAVPILIGLGIGELSGAPGAVPIVKEIVRSLDSQSVCEDARRALASESPDEVEIIAAERLRQAGLLEHPDLGAWLRSIFEEQLGGV; from the coding sequence GTGTCTCGTTCACACGATCTCGACGAGACCTTGGCCAACGTCATCGATCTGGTCGCCAAGCGACTCGATGCAGACGTTTGTTCAATTTACCTGTGTGATGCGAATCTCCAGCACCTGACCCTGAGCGCGACCAACGGGCTCGAGCCGGGCAGCGTGCAGAAAGTGCGGCTGGCGATCGGCGAAGGGCTTGTGGGCCAGTGTGCGCAGCGTGGGACGCCCTTGGCGTCGGAACACGCCCGCGAAGATCCCAACTACCGTTATTTTCCCGAGACCGGTGAAGAACGATACGAATCGCTGCTCGCGGCCCCGCTGATCGTCCAAAGCGTGACCACGGGGGTGTTGGTCATCCAGACCCTCGAACCTCGCGGATTCGATCAGCGTGATGTCGAGTTGATGCAGACCTGTGCACAGCTGCTCGCACCGGTGGTCGTCAACGCGCAATTGCTCGCCATGGTGACGACCCACCCCGATCAGCGGGCCGAATTGATCGGTGCAGTGGGCGCTCAGCTGACACAGGACTCCCAGCAGCACCGTCGCGGCGAGCGACTCGAAACCAACGCGGAATTAAGGGGCATTGCCACCGCTCGCGGCGTGGCAATCGGCCCGATCTACCGCATGGAGGCTCCGGTCGATTTTGCTCACCTCGACTACGAGCCCAGCGAGAATCCCGAAGACGAGGCGAGCGACCTGATGAACGCGCTGGACGAGGCCCGGCGCGAGATCGACGAAATGCGCGTAGTCGTGGGTGAGCGCTTCGGCCCGGAGTTTGCGGCGGTTTTCTACACCCAGATGCAGATTCTCGAGGACGCGGGGTTCCTTCAACAGCTCAAGGACGCGGTGCGGAATCGAAACAACGCGTTTCGGGCCTTGACCGAAGTCCTGGATAACTACCGCGCCACCTTCGAGGCGATCGAGGATCCCTACTTCCGGGAGCGAGGCGCGGACGTCCAGGAAGTGGGGCGCCGGGTGATGGATCGCTTGCTCGGAGTTCGTCATCACCATACCCCGCTAGAGGACGGTGCGATCGTCGTGGTCGAGCAGATTCTTCCGGAACTGTTCGCACGGCTGGAAATGGACAAAGTTTCGGCCCTGGTCTCAGAGCACGGCGGTGCGACCTCACACGGCGCCATTTTTGCGCGCACCCTCGAGATCCCGGCGATTACCGGTGTTGGCGGAATCTTGCAAGAGGCCCGATCGGGGGAAATGGCGATCGTCGACGGAAGCGCCGGTCGCATCTATCTCTCGCCCGACGAAGCCCTGGTAAAGGAATACCAGAAAGCGAAGCGGGAATACGCGGTCGCGGTCGAGCACCTCGACGCATTGCGCGAGCGACCCGCCGAAACTCGGGACGGTCGGCGCATCGTTCTCAGCGCCAATATAGGTTTGATCAACGACCTGCGCTTGATCGACCAGCACGGCGCCGAGGGCGTGGGTTTGTTCCGCACGGAGCTGCTCGCCCTGGCACATCGCGGGTTCCCGAGTGAAGAGGAGCAGGAACAACTCTACGAGCGCGTCGTCAGTCAGATGGCGCCGCGCCCCGTCACGATTCGGACCCTCGATCTCGGCGGCGACAAGGGCATCCCCAACATTGGCCTCGAGCCCGAAGAGAACCCGCAACTCGGATGTCGCTCGATTCGTCTGATTCTCGACAACAAGCGAGCCTTCCGGGCGCAGCTGCGGGCAATCTTTCGCGCCAGTGCCCGAAAGACGGTGAAGTTGCTGCTGCCGATGATTTCGGGTGTGGGCGAATTGCGCGAAGCCCGCGCCGTCATTGACGAGGTGCGCGAGCAACTCGAACGGCGCGGCGAATCAATCGATCACGATTTGCCGGTGGGAATCATGATCGAGGTGCCCTCGGCCGCCTTGATCGCTCCAGCGCTCGCAAAGGAATGCGACTTCTTCAGCATCGGCACCAATGACTTGACCCAGTACACCCTCGCGGTCGACCGTGGCAACGAGCGCGTCGCCCATCTGTACAAATCGCTGCACCCGGCGGTGCTCTCGCTGATCGACATGACCGTGCGTGCGGCCAACGCTGCGGACATCCCCGTTGCGGTCTGCGGCGAGATGGCGACCAACCCGCTGGCCGTGCCGATCTTGATCGGCCTGGGCATCGGCGAGCTTTCCGGAGCGCCCGGAGCGGTGCCCATTGTCAAGGAAATCGTTCGCTCGTTGGATTCTCAGAGCGTCTGCGAAGACGCGCGCCGGGCACTTGCTTCCGAGAGCCCCGACGAGGTTGAAATCATCGCGGCTGAGCGACTGCGTCAGGCCGGGCTGCTCGAACATCCGGATCTTGGGGCGTGGCTGCGCTCGATCTTCGAGGAGCAACTGGGCGGCGTCTGA